The genomic stretch GCAATGATAATCCCAATCAAAGCTGCCAAGGCTGCTTTTGCAAAGCCAGACAAATCTTTTTTAATGACAAAACCAAGGACTGACATCACACCAAAGACTAAGGCAGATGAGACAAAGGCTTGTAAAACCGTTGTTTGTGTGTAAGCAACAATGATGAAACTTAAAGTAAAGCCATTCAGAGCTGAATAAAATAAAAACAAAGGCAAAGCAGATGGTGTATTTTTACGAGCAGCACCGCTAGCTAAGAAAACCAAAGCCAACTCTAAGAAAACTGCACCATAATAAATAAATGGGTGATTAGTCATGATGTTAATCATATTGTCAGTAAAGACGTAAAGCATCAAGAATGAGACAAAGGCTGACAAACCAATTCCCATACCAACTAATCCATATATTTTAGCAAAAAAGCGATTCAAACCACTATCGGTCTGTGTGTAAATAATATCGTTCTGATTCAAAAGAATCTCCCTTCCTGATAAATTCTATCCATTAGCGATGGTTACTTGGTAAAATCTTACGACTGTAGCGTCTTTTCTTACCAAAACGATTGCGAAATGGTGTAATGGCTTCTTTGACAGCCCAATACTTATCGACCATCGTCACAATGTAACCTTCTTTATAACGCGGCGGAGCAATCGTTGCCCCCCACATGTGTTTTAAAATGATATCTTCTTCACGCTTATTTAAAGTCGTTAATTTTCTAGCGTTTCGAACAGCAATTCTTGGATGTACCCACGCATGCCCCTTATTAAACTTGGTTTCTCGCCAATCATAATAAAAGAAATCATGCAAAAGACCTCCACGCGCAGTGGCTTTTTCATCCCAACCTAGTTTTTTAGCAATCTTATAACTCGTATAAGCCACATTAATTGAATGTTCCATACGGGTTGAATAATGATGCTGCGGAATATTATCTAGCTTCTGAAAACGGGGGTGTTTGATGAGATGACCAACGAGTTCCATGAACTCTTTATCTTTTTTATATGCACCCATTAGAATCACCTTCTTTCACCCTAATTATAGCATATCAGCTTAAAATAGACTGAAACGATGACTAAAAAATTCAAAGTATGAAAACGTTTAAGATTAAATTAAACTAAAGAGAACAATCCCTGTTGCCACAGCAACGTTCAAACTTTCTGCTTGTCCAGGCATAATGATGTGGGCCAAGATGTCAGCTTGTTTTGTCATTTGCTCTGAAATGCCATTTCCTTCATTTCCCATGACAAGAGCAAACTCACCTTTATGCTCAACAGTCTTATAATCAACAGAATCTTTTGAAAGCGTCGTAGCAACTAATGGCACACCAAGACTTTGCAATTTTTGGCAAGCTTCATAAACATTGGTACGCCAAACTGGCAAATGAAAATGACTACCTTGCATTGAACGAAGAGTTTTTTGATTGTAAATATCTGCCGTTTTCTCAGAAATCAATACCCCATCAAAACCAGCAGCATCAGCCGTACGAATCATGGTTCCGACATTCCCAGGGTCTTGAACATCTTCTAATACCAAGTAGCGACCAGCTTTCAAGTCAGCTAGGGGCAAGCTTGGCATCACCACCTCTGCAATAATGCCTTGTGGTGTCTTAGAGTCTGTTAATTCTTTTAATACCTCTGGCGTCACATAAGTCACATGAGATAAGCCTTCAACACGGTCTGAAAACTCTTCAAGGACAAAAATGTTCAAAAATTCTGCATCAGCTTTTTGAGCTTCTTCAAACAAGTGCCAGCCTTCAATTAAATAAGAATGCTCACGGTATTTTTTTTTCAATAATTTTTTAGTCTTTTTAATGAGATTATTTGATTTAGAAGTTATAATAGTCATAAGAAGATTATAGCATATAATAGGAGGAATTTGAGATGAAAAAAGTTCGTCTAATTGTCTCAGGCCGAGTTCAAGGAGTGGGTTTTCGTTATTCGACTTTCGCCCTTGCTCAAAGTCTAGGTGATATTTACGGTCGCGTCTGGAATAATGATGATGGTACCGTTGAAATCCTTGCCCAGTCCGACGATTCCGCTAAAATAGCAAAATTTATTCAAGAAATTCGCAAAGGACCATCTAAATGGGCAAAAGTAACCTACGTCGACGTCAAAATGGCAAATTTTAAAGATTACACTGATTTCCAAATTGCCAACTAATTCTATAAATAAGACTACAGACGTATTGAGAAAATGCAGAAAAAACAGTAAAATAATAGGGTATTATAATAAAAGGAAACAATCAATTGAAAAAGAAACTAAATCGCGTCCTCTTTTCAGGACTAAGCTTATCGTTATTGTTCTTACTAAGTGGTTGTGTCAGCCGAGATTCACATGGTAACCCAACAGGGACTATTTGGCACTTGCTCGGTGAACCAATGGCAAAACTTATCCAATACTTTGCCAACAACATGGACCTTGGATTTGGCTTAGCCATTATCTTAGTAAC from Streptococcus ruminicola encodes the following:
- a CDS encoding HDIG domain-containing metalloprotein; protein product: MGAYKKDKEFMELVGHLIKHPRFQKLDNIPQHHYSTRMEHSINVAYTSYKIAKKLGWDEKATARGGLLHDFFYYDWRETKFNKGHAWVHPRIAVRNARKLTTLNKREEDIILKHMWGATIAPPRYKEGYIVTMVDKYWAVKEAITPFRNRFGKKRRYSRKILPSNHR
- a CDS encoding acylphosphatase translates to MKKVRLIVSGRVQGVGFRYSTFALAQSLGDIYGRVWNNDDGTVEILAQSDDSAKIAKFIQEIRKGPSKWAKVTYVDVKMANFKDYTDFQIAN
- a CDS encoding TrmH family RNA methyltransferase; the encoded protein is MTIITSKSNNLIKKTKKLLKKKYREHSYLIEGWHLFEEAQKADAEFLNIFVLEEFSDRVEGLSHVTYVTPEVLKELTDSKTPQGIIAEVVMPSLPLADLKAGRYLVLEDVQDPGNVGTMIRTADAAGFDGVLISEKTADIYNQKTLRSMQGSHFHLPVWRTNVYEACQKLQSLGVPLVATTLSKDSVDYKTVEHKGEFALVMGNEGNGISEQMTKQADILAHIIMPGQAESLNVAVATGIVLFSLI
- a CDS encoding Bax inhibitor-1/YccA family protein; its protein translation is MNQNDIIYTQTDSGLNRFFAKIYGLVGMGIGLSAFVSFLMLYVFTDNMINIMTNHPFIYYGAVFLELALVFLASGAARKNTPSALPLFLFYSALNGFTLSFIIVAYTQTTVLQAFVSSALVFGVMSVLGFVIKKDLSGFAKAALAALIGIIIASFVNIFIGSGMMSFVISIISVLIFSGLIAYDNQMIKRVYEATGGQVGDGWAISMALSLYLDFINLFLNLLRLFGSDD